TTTTCCTGCTTCAGCTTTGCCGTTGACCGCAATGCTATCGTTATTGCCACTGGTGAATGGAAACCTTATGTCACCAATACCGTTGAAGGCAAAGGCTATGTAACTGAAATCATCACAGCCGCATTAAACAAAATTGGCATCAAACCCATTTATAAATTTATGCCCTGGCGTCGCTGTGAAGCTCTATTAAAGTACAGTAAAGTGAAAGCTATTTTTCCTTATGGCCACACGAAAAAGCGAATAAAATACTATACGTATTCTGCCCCGATTGCGGAGTCTAAAAACGTTTTTTTCTACCTAAAAAATAAGCAAAAGCAACCACCGCATCAATGGCAAAGTTTAGCCGACTTAAAAAACTATACATTCGTCATTCCTAATGGTTATGCTGATGAGAAAGCACTGCG
This genomic interval from Spartinivicinus ruber contains the following:
- a CDS encoding substrate-binding periplasmic protein, which gives rise to MPSPLKHVLYISCVLFSCFSFAVDRNAIVIATGEWKPYVTNTVEGKGYVTEIITAALNKIGIKPIYKFMPWRRCEALLKYSKVKAIFPYGHTKKRIKYYTYSAPIAESKNVFFYLKNKQKQPPHQWQSLADLKNYTFVIPNGYADEKALRNAGLSVHLTSNEKEAFSELLKGNYDFLPLAELVAWELVRSEYPNQVDRFATLKKPLSSRPLHLLINKYDKSGKDMLSQFNAALDEFKKTPEYTEILQKYNIPF